Proteins encoded together in one Pseudomonas oryzicola window:
- the hexR gene encoding DNA-binding transcriptional regulator HexR, whose amino-acid sequence MRNLLEQIQGRLDELNKAERKVAEVILLNPQQATRFSIAALAQAAKVSEPTVNRFCRSFGVSGYPELKLQLAQSLASGAAYVSRAVEADDDPAAYTQKIFASAIASLDSACQQLDPQQVSRAVDMMIQARQIHFFGLGASAPVALDAQHKFFRFNLAVSAHADVLMQRMLASVAHTGDLFVIISYTGRTRELVEVARLARENGASVLGLTAAGSPLANACSLSLHIPLPEDTDIYMPMTSRIIQLTVLDVLATGMTLRRGVDFQPHLRKIKESLNASRYPIEDDELN is encoded by the coding sequence GTGCGAAACCTCCTGGAACAGATCCAGGGACGCCTCGACGAGCTGAACAAGGCCGAACGCAAAGTCGCCGAAGTCATCCTGCTCAACCCGCAACAAGCCACCCGTTTCAGCATCGCTGCGCTGGCCCAGGCAGCCAAGGTCAGCGAGCCGACCGTCAACCGCTTCTGCCGTTCGTTCGGCGTCAGCGGCTACCCCGAACTCAAGCTGCAGCTGGCGCAAAGCCTGGCCAGCGGCGCCGCGTACGTCAGCCGCGCGGTAGAAGCCGACGATGACCCGGCAGCCTATACCCAGAAGATCTTTGCCAGCGCCATTGCCTCGCTCGACAGCGCCTGCCAGCAACTCGACCCGCAGCAGGTCAGCCGTGCCGTGGACATGATGATCCAGGCGCGGCAGATCCACTTCTTCGGCCTGGGCGCCTCCGCCCCGGTGGCGCTGGATGCCCAGCACAAATTCTTCCGCTTCAACCTGGCGGTGTCGGCCCACGCCGACGTGCTGATGCAGCGCATGCTGGCCTCGGTCGCCCACACCGGCGACCTGTTCGTGATCATTTCCTACACCGGACGCACCCGCGAACTGGTCGAAGTGGCACGCCTTGCCCGGGAAAATGGCGCCTCGGTGCTGGGCCTGACGGCCGCCGGTTCGCCATTGGCCAATGCCTGCAGCCTGAGCCTGCATATTCCGTTGCCGGAAGACACCGACATCTACATGCCGATGACCTCGCGGATCATCCAGCTGACCGTGCTCGATGTGCTGGCCACCGGCATGACCCTGCGCCGTGGCGTGGACTTCCAGCCGCACCTGCGCAAGATCAAGGAAAGCCTCAACGCCAGCCGCTACCCGATCGAGGACGACGAACTCAACTGA
- a CDS encoding D-hexose-6-phosphate mutarotase produces MPEHPLHRFFTSQRPRPTFEWERYQQRDVLIIDHPRCQAVFSRQGAQLLHFQPAGERPWLWCAEQWPQVGAIRGGVPVCWPWYGRHPSEDLWPAHGWARLLDWKLVESREDEEGVTLKWRLDLCDWQVDLHARLDSRMELSLSTEHQDSEPCQLSHALLAYWCISDVSEIALSGLEDIEGYDRLNRQACREDGALKLKGGCQKVYPGTPRVQLQDPAWQRELCIDTGDSDDTVVWHPGNRPLMGVTGRECQRFVCVEAASGSGEGLSLAPGQRAHLRLQAHRLS; encoded by the coding sequence ATGCCTGAACATCCGCTTCATCGCTTCTTTACCTCGCAACGGCCCCGGCCGACGTTCGAGTGGGAGCGTTACCAGCAGCGCGATGTGCTGATCATCGACCACCCACGCTGCCAGGCGGTGTTCAGCCGCCAGGGCGCGCAACTGCTGCATTTTCAGCCGGCCGGCGAACGGCCCTGGCTGTGGTGTGCCGAACAGTGGCCGCAGGTTGGGGCGATCCGCGGTGGCGTGCCGGTGTGCTGGCCTTGGTATGGCCGTCACCCCAGCGAGGACCTGTGGCCGGCCCATGGCTGGGCGCGCCTGCTGGACTGGAAGCTGGTGGAGAGCCGCGAGGACGAGGAGGGCGTGACCCTGAAATGGCGGCTGGACCTGTGCGACTGGCAGGTCGACCTGCATGCCCGGCTGGACAGCCGCATGGAGCTGAGCCTGAGCACCGAGCACCAGGACAGCGAACCCTGCCAGCTGAGCCATGCCCTGCTGGCCTACTGGTGTATCAGTGACGTGTCCGAGATAGCGCTGTCCGGGCTCGAGGACATCGAAGGCTATGACCGCCTCAACCGCCAGGCCTGCCGTGAGGATGGCGCGCTGAAGCTCAAGGGCGGCTGCCAGAAGGTCTACCCCGGCACGCCACGGGTGCAATTGCAGGACCCGGCCTGGCAGCGTGAGCTGTGCATCGATACTGGCGACAGTGACGACACCGTGGTCTGGCACCCGGGCAATCGCCCGCTGATGGGCGTGACCGGCCGCGAGTGCCAGCGCTTCGTCTGCGTCGAGGCCGCCAGCGGCAGTGGTGAAGGCCTGAGCCTGGCGCCGGGGCAGCGTGCCCACCTGCGTTTGCAGGCGCACCGGCTCAGTTGA
- a CDS encoding carbohydrate porin — protein MEQRKRIRTLGSLALLAIVGSSGTQAAEAFSSESKWMTGDWGGTRTELLEKGYDFTLDYVGEVAGNLHGGYNDDKTARYSDQFALGAHLDLQKILGWHDAEFKLAITERSGRNLSNDRISDPRAGQFSSVQEVWGRGQTWRLTQMWIKQKYFDGALDVKFGRFGEGEDFNSFPCDFQNLAFCGSQVGNWVGGIWYNWPVSQWALRVKYNITPEFFVQVGAFEQNPSNLETGNGFKLSGSGTKGAILPVEAVWSPKVNGLPGEYRLGYYYSTAKADDVFDDVNGNPQALTGEAFKSHSSKHGWWVVAQQQVTAHAGDVNRGLSLFANFTVHDKATNVVDNYQQVGLVYKGAFDARPKDDIGFGVARIHVNDDVKKRAELLNAQSGIDDYDNPGFVPLQRTEYNAELYYGFHVTNWLTVRPNLQYIKSPGGVDEVDNALVAGLKIQSSF, from the coding sequence ATGGAACAGCGCAAACGCATCAGGACATTGGGCTCGTTGGCCTTGCTTGCCATCGTTGGTAGCAGCGGCACGCAGGCTGCCGAGGCCTTTTCCAGCGAATCGAAGTGGATGACCGGCGACTGGGGCGGCACCCGCACCGAATTGCTGGAAAAAGGTTACGACTTCACTCTGGATTATGTCGGTGAGGTCGCCGGCAACTTGCACGGCGGCTACAACGATGACAAGACCGCGCGCTATAGCGACCAGTTCGCGCTTGGCGCACACCTGGACCTGCAGAAGATCCTTGGCTGGCACGATGCCGAGTTCAAGCTGGCAATCACCGAGCGCAGTGGTCGCAACCTGTCCAACGACCGCATCAGCGACCCGCGCGCCGGGCAGTTCAGTTCGGTGCAGGAAGTGTGGGGCCGCGGCCAGACCTGGCGTCTGACCCAGATGTGGATCAAGCAGAAATACTTCGACGGCGCGCTGGACGTGAAATTCGGTCGCTTCGGTGAAGGCGAGGACTTCAACAGCTTCCCCTGCGACTTCCAGAACCTGGCCTTCTGCGGCTCACAGGTGGGCAACTGGGTCGGCGGTATCTGGTACAACTGGCCGGTCAGCCAGTGGGCCCTGCGGGTCAAGTACAACATCACCCCGGAATTCTTCGTCCAGGTCGGCGCCTTCGAGCAGAATCCTTCCAACCTGGAAACCGGCAACGGCTTCAAGCTCAGTGGCAGCGGCACCAAGGGCGCGATACTGCCGGTGGAAGCGGTGTGGTCACCCAAGGTCAACGGCCTGCCGGGCGAGTACCGCCTGGGTTACTACTACAGCACGGCCAAGGCCGATGATGTATTCGACGATGTCAACGGTAACCCGCAGGCGCTGACTGGCGAAGCCTTCAAGTCGCACTCCAGCAAGCACGGCTGGTGGGTCGTGGCGCAGCAGCAGGTGACCGCCCATGCTGGCGATGTCAACCGTGGCCTGAGCCTGTTCGCCAACTTCACCGTGCACGACAAGGCCACCAACGTGGTCGACAACTACCAGCAGGTAGGCTTGGTCTACAAAGGTGCCTTCGACGCCCGGCCCAAGGACGATATCGGCTTTGGCGTGGCACGCATTCATGTGAATGACGACGTGAAGAAACGCGCCGAGCTGCTCAACGCCCAGAGCGGTATAGACGATTATGACAATCCCGGGTTCGTGCCACTGCAACGTACCGAGTACAACGCCGAGCTCTATTACGGCTTCCACGTCACCAACTGGCTGACCGTGCGGCCCAACCTGCAGTACATCAAGAGCCCTGGCGGGGTCGACGAGGTGGACAATGCGCTGGTCGCAGGCTTGAAGATTCAGTCGTCATTCTAA
- a CDS encoding ABC transporter ATP-binding protein: MATLELRNVNKTYGSGLPDTLKDIQLSIKDGEFLILVGPSGCGKSTLMNCIAGLEQITGGAILIDQQDVSGMSPKDRDIAMVFQSYALYPTMSVRENIEFGLKIRKLPQAAIDEEVARVAKLLQIEHLLARKPAQLSGGQQQRVAMGRALARRPKIYLFDEPLSNLDAKLRVEMRTEMKLMHQRLKTTTVYVTHDQIEAMTLGDKVAVMKDGIIQQFGTPQQIYNDPANQFVASFIGSPPMNFIPVRLSKQDGRLLALLDSGQARCELPLGLAADELEGREIILGIRPEQIALGTGEGNGLPGIRAEVQVTEPTGPDLLVFVTLNQTKVCCRLAPDVTCQVGDNLNLQFDPARVLLFDAESGERVHLASSAAAVKDNVAHFKGR; this comes from the coding sequence ATGGCAACGCTCGAACTTCGCAATGTGAACAAGACCTACGGCAGCGGCCTGCCGGACACCCTCAAGGACATCCAGCTGTCGATCAAGGATGGCGAGTTCCTGATCCTGGTCGGCCCCTCGGGCTGCGGCAAGTCGACCTTGATGAACTGCATTGCCGGCCTGGAGCAGATCACCGGCGGGGCGATTCTCATCGACCAGCAGGATGTCAGCGGCATGAGCCCCAAGGACCGGGACATCGCCATGGTGTTCCAGTCCTACGCGCTGTACCCGACCATGAGCGTGCGCGAGAACATCGAGTTCGGCCTGAAGATCCGCAAGCTGCCCCAGGCTGCCATCGACGAGGAGGTGGCGCGGGTGGCCAAGCTGCTGCAGATCGAGCACCTGCTGGCGCGCAAGCCGGCGCAGCTGTCCGGCGGCCAGCAACAGCGCGTGGCCATGGGCCGGGCGCTGGCGCGGCGGCCGAAGATCTACCTGTTCGATGAACCGCTGTCCAACCTCGATGCCAAGCTGCGCGTCGAGATGCGCACCGAAATGAAACTGATGCACCAGCGCCTGAAGACCACCACCGTGTATGTCACCCATGACCAGATCGAGGCCATGACCCTGGGCGACAAGGTGGCGGTGATGAAGGACGGCATCATCCAGCAGTTCGGCACCCCGCAACAGATCTACAACGACCCGGCCAACCAGTTTGTCGCCAGCTTCATCGGTTCGCCGCCGATGAACTTCATCCCGGTACGCCTGAGCAAACAGGATGGCCGCCTGCTGGCGCTGCTCGACAGCGGCCAGGCGCGCTGCGAACTGCCTTTGGGTCTGGCTGCCGACGAACTCGAGGGGCGCGAGATCATTCTGGGCATTCGTCCCGAACAGATCGCGCTGGGCACCGGGGAGGGCAACGGCTTGCCTGGCATCCGTGCCGAGGTGCAGGTGACCGAGCCTACCGGGCCGGACCTGCTGGTGTTCGTCACCCTCAACCAGACCAAGGTTTGCTGCCGCCTGGCGCCGGATGTGACGTGCCAGGTAGGTGACAACCTGAACCTGCAGTTCGACCCGGCCCGGGTGCTGCTGTTCGACGCCGAAAGCGGCGAGCGCGTGCATCTGGCCAGCTCCGCCGCAGCAGTAAAGGACAACGTGGCTCACTTCAAGGGCCGTTGA
- a CDS encoding carbohydrate ABC transporter permease codes for MHSPVDKPVLSLSRIAIHAVLLLAVLLYLVPLVVMLLTSFKTPDDISTGNLLSWPTVFSGIGWVKAWATVSGYFWNSIMITVPAVLISTAIGALNGYVLSMWRFRGSQLFFGLLLFGCFLPFQTVLLPASFTLGKLGLASTTSGLVLVHVVYGLAFTTLFFRNFYVSVPDALVKAARLDGAGFFTIFRRIILPMSTPIIMVCLIWQFTQIWNDFLFGVVFSSGDSQPITVALNNLVNTSTGAKEYNVDMAAAMIAGLPTLLVYVVAGKYFVRGLTAGAVKG; via the coding sequence ATGCATAGCCCTGTCGACAAACCCGTGCTGAGCCTCAGCCGCATCGCCATCCACGCGGTGCTGTTGCTGGCCGTGTTGCTGTACCTGGTGCCGCTGGTGGTGATGCTGCTGACCAGCTTCAAGACCCCGGACGATATCAGCACCGGCAACCTGCTGAGCTGGCCGACGGTATTCAGCGGTATCGGTTGGGTCAAGGCCTGGGCCACGGTCAGCGGTTACTTCTGGAACTCGATCATGATCACCGTGCCGGCAGTGCTGATCTCCACCGCCATCGGCGCGCTGAACGGCTACGTGCTGTCGATGTGGCGTTTCCGCGGTTCCCAGCTGTTCTTCGGCCTGCTGTTGTTCGGCTGCTTTCTGCCGTTCCAGACCGTGCTGCTGCCGGCCTCGTTCACCCTCGGCAAGCTCGGCCTGGCCAGCACTACCAGCGGCCTGGTGCTGGTGCATGTGGTCTATGGCCTGGCCTTTACCACGCTGTTTTTCCGCAACTTCTACGTGAGCGTCCCCGATGCGCTGGTCAAGGCTGCGCGGCTGGATGGCGCCGGTTTCTTCACCATCTTCCGCCGCATCATCCTGCCGATGTCCACGCCGATCATCATGGTCTGCCTGATCTGGCAGTTCACCCAGATCTGGAACGACTTCCTGTTTGGCGTGGTGTTCTCCAGTGGCGACTCGCAACCGATCACCGTGGCCTTGAACAACCTGGTCAACACCAGTACAGGGGCCAAGGAATACAACGTCGACATGGCGGCGGCGATGATAGCCGGCCTGCCAACCCTGCTGGTCTACGTGGTGGCAGGCAAATATTTCGTCCGCGGCCTGACGGCTGGCGCGGTAAAGGGGTAA
- a CDS encoding carbohydrate ABC transporter permease — MTTTTAQLRASPLDALQRWLPKLVLAPSMFIVLAGFYGYILWTFVLSFTTSTFLPTYKWAGLAQYARLFDNDRWWVASKNLLLFGGLFIAISLVIGVLLAVLLDQRIRREGFIRTIYLYPMALSMIVTGTAWKWLLNPGMGLDKLLRDWGWEGFRLDWLIDPDRVVYCLVIAAVWQASGFIMAMFLAGLRGVDPSIIRAAQIDGASLPRIYWRVVLPSLRPVFFSSLMILAHIAIKSFDLVAAMTAGGPGYSSDLPAMFMYSFTFSRGQMGMGSASAILMLGAILAILVPYLYSELRSKRHA; from the coding sequence ATGACCACAACAACCGCCCAACTGCGGGCCTCACCCCTGGACGCGCTGCAGCGCTGGCTACCCAAGCTGGTGCTGGCGCCAAGCATGTTCATCGTCCTGGCGGGCTTCTACGGCTACATCCTCTGGACCTTTGTCCTGTCCTTCACCACTTCGACCTTCCTGCCGACCTACAAGTGGGCCGGCCTGGCCCAGTACGCCCGGCTGTTCGACAACGACCGCTGGTGGGTAGCGAGCAAGAACCTGCTGCTGTTCGGCGGCCTGTTCATCGCCATCAGCCTGGTCATCGGCGTGCTGCTGGCGGTCCTGCTGGACCAGCGCATCCGCCGCGAAGGCTTCATCCGCACCATCTACCTGTACCCCATGGCGCTGTCGATGATCGTCACCGGCACCGCCTGGAAGTGGCTGCTCAACCCGGGCATGGGCCTGGACAAGCTGCTGCGTGACTGGGGCTGGGAAGGTTTCCGCCTGGACTGGCTGATCGACCCGGACCGGGTGGTGTACTGCCTGGTGATTGCCGCGGTATGGCAGGCATCGGGCTTCATCATGGCGATGTTCCTCGCCGGCCTGCGCGGTGTCGACCCATCGATCATCCGCGCCGCGCAGATCGACGGCGCCAGCCTGCCGCGCATCTACTGGCGCGTGGTGCTGCCCAGCCTGCGCCCGGTGTTCTTCAGCTCGCTGATGATTCTCGCGCACATTGCCATCAAGAGCTTCGACCTGGTGGCGGCGATGACGGCTGGCGGCCCGGGCTACTCCTCCGATCTGCCGGCGATGTTCATGTATTCGTTCACCTTCAGCCGTGGCCAGATGGGCATGGGCTCGGCCAGCGCCATCCTCATGCTCGGAGCGATCCTGGCGATCCTCGTGCCTTACCTGTACTCGGAGCTGCGGAGCAAACGCCATGCATAG